From Mycobacteriales bacterium, the proteins below share one genomic window:
- the dapD gene encoding 2,3,4,5-tetrahydropyridine-2,6-dicarboxylate N-succinyltransferase, with the protein MTASAWGDGLATVTGTGRVLDVWFPAPALGPRPADAAVPAAFQALTRTDERRGVERRPVSVQLDDLSRPPADTPDAYLRLHLLSARLVRPHELSMAGIFGVLPNVVWTSAGPAVPEAFEETRLRLLADGPVAVYGVDKFPRMVDYVIPAGVRIADADRVRLGAHLGEGTTVMHEGFVNYNAGTLGASMVEGRISAGVTVGDGSDVGGGASIMGTLSGGGSEVISIGRRCLLGANSGIGISLGDDCIVEAGTYVTGGAKLTLPGGSVAKARLLSGRDNLLFRRNSVTGALEVVDRSGGPAGSWSGLNTELHANV; encoded by the coding sequence ATGACCGCGAGTGCGTGGGGCGACGGGCTGGCCACCGTCACCGGCACCGGCCGGGTGCTCGATGTGTGGTTCCCGGCGCCGGCCCTCGGCCCGCGCCCGGCGGACGCCGCGGTCCCGGCCGCATTCCAGGCCCTGACCCGGACCGACGAGCGCCGCGGGGTCGAGCGGCGGCCGGTCTCCGTGCAGCTGGACGACCTGAGCCGGCCGCCGGCCGACACGCCCGACGCCTACCTGCGGCTGCACCTGCTCAGCGCCCGGCTGGTCCGCCCGCACGAGCTGTCGATGGCCGGGATCTTCGGCGTGCTGCCGAACGTGGTCTGGACCTCGGCCGGGCCGGCGGTGCCGGAGGCGTTCGAGGAGACCCGGCTGCGGCTGCTGGCCGACGGCCCGGTCGCCGTGTACGGCGTGGACAAGTTCCCCCGGATGGTCGACTACGTGATCCCGGCCGGCGTCCGGATCGCCGACGCGGACCGGGTCCGGCTCGGCGCCCACCTCGGCGAGGGCACCACCGTCATGCACGAGGGCTTCGTCAACTACAACGCCGGCACGCTCGGCGCCTCGATGGTCGAAGGCCGGATCTCGGCCGGCGTCACCGTCGGCGACGGCTCCGACGTGGGCGGCGGCGCCTCGATCATGGGCACGCTGTCCGGCGGCGGCAGCGAGGTCATCTCGATCGGGCGGCGCTGCCTGCTCGGCGCCAACTCCGGCATCGGGATCTCGCTCGGCGACGACTGCATCGTCGAGGCCGGGACGTACGTGACGGGCGGGGCGAAGCTCACGCTGCCCGGCGGCTCCGTGGCCAAGGCCCGCCTGCTCTCCGGCCGGGACAACCTGCTGTTCCGGCGCAACAGCGTCACCGGCGCGCTCGAGGTGGTGGACCGCTCCGGCGGCCCGGCCGGATCCTGGTCCGGTCTCAACACAGAGCTGCACGCGAACGTCTAG
- a CDS encoding PQQ-binding-like beta-propeller repeat protein, which translates to MTVRIADRVAVVVRGGPGRSRALVPAAALSVVAALLLATVWYADGTSSRRGPAVLAPITSAPDNVPGLGWVRLAIVLVLVALLTAIPAGRSRRAAGWTAALHALATLTTALAAWQLAGRATPAVPREAVVLAGAALAWTLVALRGRGTLPAGLAIVVAVAVLAPIGGPWWVSGRLVDRTTTDATAPTGGTGPAAPGPVRWQSATDRAAVFGPYVVFRTLATSGRPRIVVADAADGTERWSYRNADANAEFSADPATGVLVLALDRDGAGELRAFDLASGRPLWNRRDGGSVRGAGYPFHAGGTLMPAGVLLLLDQRAGRLRALDPRSGAMRWQRAVEAGCASSAQYVRAGDLLVVVSLCQSRTVPAYRVDTGADAWTATISDLPVISGGVNRPVLVAGGVAGIWFDEREQGVLAGVEVATGRVLWRRPAPAVEQLTGAVVAGRFVLPAPGRGRGPLAVALDPRTGSPQWTTGLPPTAATADPDEHEQLAGTDGTHWYLLQGLSPGGPGSTLLTVLDGTGRVVASRRYDGCGQFCAAAGAQPRDTGSLAGVGGTLVIVPDRRGITGQLVGISSG; encoded by the coding sequence ATGACCGTACGGATAGCCGACCGGGTCGCGGTGGTCGTTCGCGGCGGCCCCGGCCGGAGCCGGGCCCTGGTGCCGGCCGCCGCGCTGTCGGTCGTGGCCGCGCTGCTGCTGGCCACGGTCTGGTACGCCGACGGCACCTCCTCCCGCCGCGGCCCGGCCGTGCTCGCCCCGATCACCAGCGCCCCCGACAACGTCCCCGGGCTGGGCTGGGTCCGGCTCGCGATCGTGCTCGTCCTGGTCGCGCTGCTCACCGCGATCCCGGCCGGCCGCAGCCGCCGGGCCGCGGGCTGGACCGCCGCGCTGCACGCGCTGGCCACGCTGACGACCGCGCTGGCGGCCTGGCAGCTGGCCGGGCGGGCCACGCCGGCGGTGCCGCGGGAGGCGGTCGTGCTCGCGGGGGCCGCGCTGGCCTGGACCCTGGTCGCGCTGCGGGGGCGCGGCACGCTGCCGGCCGGGCTGGCGATCGTCGTCGCGGTCGCGGTGCTGGCGCCGATCGGCGGCCCCTGGTGGGTGTCCGGGCGGCTGGTCGACCGGACCACCACCGACGCCACCGCCCCCACCGGCGGTACCGGGCCGGCCGCCCCGGGCCCGGTCCGCTGGCAGAGCGCCACCGACCGCGCCGCCGTCTTCGGCCCGTACGTGGTGTTCCGGACCCTGGCCACCAGCGGACGGCCCCGGATCGTGGTGGCCGACGCCGCCGACGGGACCGAGCGGTGGTCGTACCGCAATGCCGACGCGAACGCGGAGTTCAGCGCCGACCCGGCCACCGGCGTGCTGGTGCTCGCGCTGGACCGGGACGGGGCCGGCGAGCTGCGGGCGTTCGACCTCGCCTCCGGCCGTCCACTGTGGAACCGGCGGGACGGCGGCTCGGTCCGCGGGGCGGGCTACCCGTTCCACGCCGGCGGCACGCTGATGCCGGCGGGCGTGCTGCTGCTGCTCGACCAGCGGGCCGGCCGGCTGCGCGCGCTGGACCCGCGCAGTGGCGCGATGCGCTGGCAGCGCGCGGTCGAGGCCGGCTGCGCCTCCTCGGCCCAGTACGTCCGGGCCGGCGACCTGCTCGTCGTGGTCAGCCTCTGCCAGAGCCGGACGGTGCCGGCGTACCGGGTCGACACCGGGGCGGACGCCTGGACGGCCACGATCTCGGACCTGCCGGTGATCAGCGGCGGCGTGAACCGGCCGGTGCTGGTGGCCGGCGGGGTGGCCGGGATCTGGTTCGACGAGCGGGAGCAGGGCGTGCTGGCCGGGGTCGAGGTCGCGACCGGGCGGGTGCTCTGGCGGCGGCCGGCCCCCGCCGTCGAGCAGCTGACCGGTGCCGTGGTCGCCGGCCGGTTCGTGCTGCCGGCCCCCGGGCGCGGGCGCGGTCCGCTCGCGGTCGCCCTGGACCCGCGCACCGGCAGTCCACAGTGGACGACCGGGCTGCCGCCGACCGCGGCCACCGCCGACCCGGACGAGCACGAGCAGCTGGCCGGCACCGACGGCACCCACTGGTACCTGCTGCAGGGCCTGTCCCCCGGTGGCCCCGGCAGCACCCTGCTCACCGTGCTGGACGGCACCGGCCGCGTGGTCGCCTCCCGCCGGTACGACGGCTGCGGCCAGTTCTGCGCCGCCGCCGGCGCGCAGCCCCGCGACACCGGCTCGCTGGCCGGCGTGGGCGGGACACTGGTGATCGTGCCGGACCGGCGCGGCATCACCGGTCAGCTGGTGGGCATCAGCTCCGGGTGA
- a CDS encoding VOC family protein: MRGIRLKDIVIDARHPAGLARFWATVLGYQVRPYEADDLAFLTSIGRTPESDPAVAIDPPDGVDAPSVFFNEVPEVKTVKNRLHLDVWLPGPAIEPLVGLGAQVLRGPDEEIDWWVVADPEGNEFCAFPAR; encoded by the coding sequence GTGCGAGGCATCCGGTTGAAGGACATCGTGATCGACGCCCGGCACCCGGCCGGGCTGGCCCGGTTCTGGGCCACGGTCCTGGGGTACCAGGTCCGTCCGTACGAGGCCGACGACCTCGCCTTCCTGACCTCGATCGGGCGTACGCCGGAGAGCGACCCGGCCGTCGCGATCGACCCGCCGGACGGGGTGGACGCGCCGTCGGTGTTCTTCAACGAGGTCCCGGAGGTCAAGACCGTGAAGAACCGCCTGCACCTGGACGTCTGGCTGCCCGGTCCGGCGATCGAGCCGCTGGTCGGGCTCGGGGCCCAGGTCCTGCGCGGCCCGGACGAGGAGATCGACTGGTGGGTGGTCGCCGACCCGGAGGGGAACGAGTTCTGCGCGTTCCCGGCCCGATGA
- the fdxA gene encoding ferredoxin, giving the protein MTYVIAEPCVDLLDKACIEECPVDCIYEGKRMLYIHPDECVDCGACEPVCPVEAIFYEDDVPEKWRDYYQANVDFFEDLGSPGGAAKMGKIDKDHSLVSALPPQVHDEQ; this is encoded by the coding sequence GTGACGTACGTTATCGCCGAGCCCTGTGTGGATCTGCTCGACAAGGCGTGCATCGAGGAGTGCCCGGTCGACTGCATCTACGAGGGCAAGCGGATGCTCTACATCCACCCCGACGAGTGCGTCGACTGCGGTGCCTGTGAGCCGGTCTGCCCGGTCGAGGCGATCTTCTACGAGGACGACGTGCCGGAGAAGTGGCGCGACTACTACCAGGCCAACGTGGACTTCTTCGAGGACCTCGGCTCGCCCGGCGGCGCGGCCAAGATGGGCAAGATCGACAAGGACCACTCGTTGGTCTCGGCGCTGCCGCCGCAGGTTCACGACGAGCAGTGA
- the dapE gene encoding succinyl-diaminopimelate desuccinylase: protein MSGLDLGLSGEDLTAALVDFPSVSGTEGPLADAVEAALRGADGLEVVRDGDTVLARTALGRARRVLLAGHLDTVPIADNVPSRVEGDLLYGCGTSDMKSGVAVLLRLAALADPADDLTFVCYDNEEVEAARNGLGRVARTLPDWLTADLAILLEPTNGAVEAGCQGTMRADVLVRGRRAHSARSWLGVNAIHAAAPVLTRLAAYEPARVLIDGCEYREGLNAVGVSGGVAGNVLPDECRVSVNFRFAPDRSEAEAADHIRSVFSGLDAEVSIMDSAPAALPGLSAPAAQDFVAAVGTTPVAKYGWTDVSRFAALGIPAVNFGPGDPNLAHTREEHVVRSRIADCEDALRAYLTRS, encoded by the coding sequence ATGAGCGGGCTCGACCTCGGCCTGTCCGGGGAGGACCTGACCGCCGCCCTGGTCGACTTCCCGTCGGTGTCCGGGACCGAGGGCCCGCTGGCCGACGCGGTCGAGGCGGCGCTGCGGGGTGCCGACGGGCTGGAGGTCGTCCGCGACGGCGACACGGTGCTGGCCCGTACGGCGCTGGGCCGGGCGCGGCGGGTGCTGCTGGCCGGGCACCTGGACACGGTCCCGATCGCGGACAACGTCCCGTCCCGGGTCGAGGGCGACCTGCTCTACGGCTGCGGTACGTCGGACATGAAGTCCGGGGTCGCGGTGCTGCTGCGGCTGGCCGCGCTGGCCGACCCGGCCGACGACCTGACCTTCGTCTGCTACGACAACGAGGAGGTCGAGGCGGCCAGGAACGGCCTCGGCCGGGTGGCCCGGACGCTGCCGGACTGGCTGACCGCCGACCTCGCGATCCTGCTGGAGCCGACGAACGGGGCGGTCGAGGCCGGCTGCCAGGGCACCATGCGGGCCGACGTGCTGGTCCGGGGCCGGCGCGCGCACAGCGCCCGGTCCTGGCTCGGCGTCAACGCGATCCACGCGGCGGCGCCGGTGCTGACCCGGCTGGCCGCGTACGAGCCGGCACGGGTGCTGATCGACGGCTGCGAGTACCGCGAGGGGCTCAACGCGGTCGGCGTCTCCGGCGGCGTGGCCGGCAACGTGCTGCCGGACGAGTGCCGGGTCAGCGTGAACTTCCGGTTCGCCCCGGACCGGTCCGAGGCCGAGGCGGCCGACCACATCCGCTCGGTCTTCTCCGGTCTGGACGCGGAAGTGTCCATCATGGACAGTGCGCCGGCCGCGCTGCCCGGGCTGTCCGCGCCGGCCGCGCAGGACTTCGTGGCCGCGGTCGGGACGACCCCGGTGGCCAAGTACGGCTGGACGGACGTGTCCCGGTTCGCCGCGCTCGGCATCCCGGCGGTCAACTTCGGCCCGGGCGACCCGAACCTGGCGCACACCCGGGAGGAGCACGTCGTCCGGTCCCGGATCGCGGACTGCGAGGACGCGCTGCGGGCGTACCTCACCCGGAGCTGA
- the dapC gene encoding succinyldiaminopimelate transaminase encodes MSWAGVLPDFPWDLLVPHKDTAAAHPDGLVDLSVGTPVDPTPEVVRAALAAGSDSPGYPLTAGTAGFRAAAAGWLRRVHGVTDLPDDAVLPTIGSKELVGLLPLLLRVGPGDRVVLPPVSYPTYEVGVRIAGAEPVRSDSTVAAGPGPVRLVWINSPANPSGRVLPVEHLRKVVDWARERGAVVASDECYLDFGWEAEPVSVLHPSVTGGDHTGVLAVHSLSKRSNLAGYRAGFVAGDPALVAGLLEVRRHAGLIVPRPVQDAATVAYGDDAHVAVQRKRYLDRRALLRPALEKAGFTVEHSEAGLYLWVTRGRDCWAEVAELAALGILVAPGGFYGPAGANHVRVALTATDERVAAAADRLAG; translated from the coding sequence GTGAGCTGGGCGGGCGTGCTGCCCGACTTCCCCTGGGACCTGCTCGTGCCGCACAAGGACACCGCCGCCGCCCATCCGGACGGGCTGGTCGACCTGTCCGTCGGCACGCCGGTGGACCCGACGCCGGAGGTGGTCCGGGCGGCGCTGGCGGCCGGCTCGGACTCGCCCGGCTACCCGCTCACCGCCGGTACGGCCGGGTTCCGCGCGGCCGCGGCCGGCTGGCTGCGCCGGGTGCACGGCGTCACCGACCTGCCGGACGACGCCGTGCTGCCCACGATCGGCTCCAAGGAGCTGGTCGGGCTGCTGCCGCTGCTGCTGCGGGTCGGTCCCGGCGACCGGGTCGTGCTGCCGCCGGTGTCCTACCCGACGTACGAGGTGGGCGTCCGGATCGCGGGCGCCGAGCCGGTCCGGTCCGACTCGACCGTGGCCGCCGGTCCGGGCCCGGTCCGGCTGGTCTGGATCAACTCGCCGGCGAACCCGTCCGGGCGGGTGCTGCCGGTCGAGCACCTGCGCAAGGTCGTCGACTGGGCCCGCGAGCGCGGCGCCGTGGTCGCCAGCGACGAGTGCTACCTGGACTTCGGCTGGGAGGCCGAGCCGGTCTCGGTACTGCACCCGTCGGTGACCGGCGGCGACCACACCGGCGTGCTGGCCGTGCACTCCCTGTCCAAGCGCAGCAACCTGGCCGGCTACCGGGCCGGGTTCGTGGCCGGTGACCCGGCCCTGGTCGCCGGCCTGCTGGAGGTGCGCAGGCACGCCGGGCTGATCGTGCCGCGCCCGGTCCAGGACGCCGCCACGGTCGCGTACGGGGACGACGCCCACGTCGCGGTCCAGCGCAAGCGCTACCTGGACCGCCGGGCGCTGCTGCGGCCGGCGCTGGAGAAGGCCGGCTTCACCGTCGAGCACTCCGAGGCCGGGCTCTACCTCTGGGTGACCCGCGGCCGGGACTGCTGGGCCGAGGTCGCGGAGCTGGCCGCGCTGGGCATCCTGGTCGCGCCGGGCGGCTTCTACGGGCCGGCCGGGGCGAACCACGTCCGGGTCGCGCTGACCGCGACGGACGAGCGGGTCGCCGCCGCCGCGGACCGCCTCGCCGGTTAG